Within Chloroflexota bacterium, the genomic segment ACACATCGGCATTGTCGAAGAAATTGATGCCGCGGTCATACGCTGCATGCACGAGGTCGGTGGCTTCCTGCTGGGAAAGTTGATTGCCAAAAGTGACCCACGCCCCATAAGAAATTTCACTTACTTTGATCCCCGACTGACCCAAACGTCGGTAATGCATTTTAACCTCCTGGCAGAAACTAAGCGTTAGAATGACCTAAATTATACCAGCCATTCCGCATTTTCCGTCTCCAGAGGCAAGCCTTACCACCCCCTCCCGTTGCGTCCCTTGCGCCCCAACATCGCCCAATTTTAGCCTTGCATTCCAGGGTATCTTATGCTAAAGTGTAAGCGAGAGCCTTGGAAAGGCAAGGAGGCCACAATGAACGGCGAATGGGAACAAATGGCTGAAGACATCCGCCGCTCGCTGGAAGCCATCACCCGCGCCCATGCCAGCGCCGAGGCATTGCAGAAAGAGCCCGGCCACCATACGCTGCAAGCCTATCGGCAGGAACTGCAGGCCCTCATCAAAGAGCTCAAAACGCTGGATTACCTGGTGCATCATGAAATCGAGGTCGCCGTCGAAGACATTGGCGACTTGCTCAATCGGGCATTGGTCGGGCGCAAAGCGCCTTATCGCCACAGCCCCGAAATCCACAATGCTGAGGATGAATGACAGCCAATGAGCAGCACTACCCTCGAGATATTCATCGTCGAAGACGACAACGACACTGCCGACATGCTGGCCGAAATGGTGCGCCTGAGCGGCTATCGCGTGCGCCTTTACCACGGGGCGCACACGGTGCTGGCCGCGTTACGCCACACCAAGCCTGCCGCCATGATTTTAGATATCATGATGCCAGACATCTCCGGCCTGGACGTCTTGCGGGAAATCCGTAACGATGCCCGCTTGCAAGCGCTGCCGGTGATTTTGCTTTCTGCCAAAAGCACCCCGCTGGAAATCGAAGAAGGGATGCAAGCCGGTGCCAACCTGTACCTCACCAAACCCGTGAGGTTCGACGAACTCCAGCGCGCCATCGAAGAAGTGCTGGCAGTCAACACGACATAACCTTTGCGAGGTCGCCTGATGAGTGTCATTCGCGCTTTCATTGCCATCGATTTGCCGGAAGAAGTCCGCCAGCGCCTTTCCCGCGTTTCGCACAAACTTCAGCAACAGCTCCAACCCTACCCCATCCGGTGGGTGCCTCCCAAGAACATCCACCTGACGCTGAAGTTCCTGGGCGACGTCTCAGAACACAACCTGCGCATGCTCACCCACTTGCTTGCCGGGGAAGTGGAAAGCCACCGCCCCTTTGAATTTGGTGTGGGCACGTTGGGCGCTTTTCCCGACATCCGACGGCCACGGGTGATTTGGGTGGGCATCGAAGCCCCCGACGAACTGGTCGCCCTCCAGCGCGGCATTGACCATGCGATGGCAAAACTGGGCTACACCACCGAGCGCCGCCCCTTCCAGCCGCATCTGACGCTCGCGCGGGTTTCACGCAACGCCACCGGCGCTGAAGTGCGCGACATCAGCCACGTGCTTCAGAAAACCACCGTAGGTTTTCTGGGAAGCACTCGCGTCACCGAAGTACACCTTTACCGAAGCGATTTGCAACCCCACGGCGCGGTTTACACCCGCCTGTTTACCACTTCACTCAACGCCGAAACCCCACCTGCGGTGGTTTAGCCCCATTTCTCCGCCGCAGGCAGCCGTCAGGCTCGCCTTTTCTGACTATGCGAAACACCGCCCCAACCAAGGAGGTCGCTTGGACGCTTTGACGTTTGCTCACCACCTCGTGGACGCCCTGGAAGAGCACAAGGGGGAAGACATCGTGCTTCTGGACATTCACAACCTGGCCCCTTTCGCCGACTACTTCGTCATCTGCTCAGGCGGCAACGACCGCCTTCTCGACGCCCTCGCCCGTGCCGTCCTCGACGAAGGTCGCAGCGCCAAAATTCATGGGCGCGTCGAAGGCACCGCCCGCTCGGGCTGGATTTTGGTCGACTTCGGCGAAGTCGTCGTACATCTCTTCGCCCCCGACCTACGCGCTTACTACCGTCTGGAAGACCTGTGGGCTGAAGGCAAAACGCTGCTGCACGTCCAATAAAGCCCTTTTTTTGCCGCCAAAAAACTGGACGCTTCTCCACGCCTGTGGTAGAATGACGCCCGCTGTTGGGGGCTCGTCTAATCGGCAGGACAGCGGACTCTGGATCCGTATGTGGAGGTTCGAGTCCTCCGCCCCCAGCCAAACACCCGACCATTGTGGCCGGGTGTTTTTCGTTTCAGGGGACAGGGTCAGCCAGTTCTGGCGGCAACGGCAAGCCACGGCGGCGGTAAAACGCCCGCTCTAACACCGCGTGCCGTTCCACAATCCGCCGATACCAGCGCAACGTCAATTCTTCCCGCTCAGCCTCGCTCAACGGCCAGGGGGCTTCGGCGCGATGCAGTGCCGCCCGCAAATGCGAAAGCGTTATCGCCACACTCACCGAAATGTTGAAACTTTCGACAAAACCGTACATGGGCAGGCGTAACGAAGCATCGGCATGTTCCAAAGCGTAGGGGCTAAGCCCTTCTCGCTCATTGCCGAAAAGGAAAGCCAGGGGCCTATCCAGCGGCACGTCTTCCAGGCTCCAGGCCTCGCCGTGGGGCGAAGTTGCCACAATGCGATAACCGCGCGCCCGCAGGGCTTCCAACGCGGCTGCCGTTGCCGGGAATTCCGCTGGCAT encodes:
- the rsfS gene encoding ribosome silencing factor, encoding MTFAHHLVDALEEHKGEDIVLLDIHNLAPFADYFVICSGGNDRLLDALARAVLDEGRSAKIHGRVEGTARSGWILVDFGEVVVHLFAPDLRAYYRLEDLWAEGKTLLHVQ
- the thpR gene encoding RNA 2',3'-cyclic phosphodiesterase, which codes for MSVIRAFIAIDLPEEVRQRLSRVSHKLQQQLQPYPIRWVPPKNIHLTLKFLGDVSEHNLRMLTHLLAGEVESHRPFEFGVGTLGAFPDIRRPRVIWVGIEAPDELVALQRGIDHAMAKLGYTTERRPFQPHLTLARVSRNATGAEVRDISHVLQKTTVGFLGSTRVTEVHLYRSDLQPHGAVYTRLFTTSLNAETPPAVV
- a CDS encoding response regulator, with amino-acid sequence MSSTTLEIFIVEDDNDTADMLAEMVRLSGYRVRLYHGAHTVLAALRHTKPAAMILDIMMPDISGLDVLREIRNDARLQALPVILLSAKSTPLEIEEGMQAGANLYLTKPVRFDELQRAIEEVLAVNTT
- a CDS encoding TrmH family RNA methyltransferase — its product is MDVALRRELIAFLGQFVTENKRRKIAEVLRWRTRYITFMLEDIYQPQNASATLRTADALGIQDVYIAENWNAYKVNPDVALGAHKWVDLHRFRSPWGAADPAALERQHEMPAEFPATAAALEALRARGYRIVATSPHGEAWSLEDVPLDRPLAFLFGNEREGLSPYALEHADASLRLPMYGFVESFNISVSVAITLSHLRAALHRAEAPWPLSEAEREELTLRWYRRIVERHAVLERAFYRRRGLPLPPELADPVP